One Cicer arietinum cultivar CDC Frontier isolate Library 1 chromosome 8, Cicar.CDCFrontier_v2.0, whole genome shotgun sequence DNA segment encodes these proteins:
- the LOC101506292 gene encoding protein phosphatase inhibitor 2-like isoform X1, with product MKGRVSWDEANIGEIEANKPVRQKITEPKTPYHPMIDDDCSLSPVRGSFNSYIDDENRTTQAEEIWSALNDVASSSKRGTGQSFGWTSSEDEPEAMEQDDDDDSETDRSKKFRKHRKAHYDEYLKVKEHRQKGSHVEDETDEDDKSEPSCKGEEKSESSSLSDSVKEMDIEGKKSSTPTANSS from the exons ATGAA GGGACGCGTAAGCTGGGATGAGGCTAACATTGGAGAAATTGAGGCAAACAAACCTGTGAGGCAGAAAATTACCGAGCCTAAGACTCCATATCATCCTATGATTGATGACGATT GTTCTCTATCCCCCGTTCGAGGAagttttaattcatatattgaTGATGAAAATCGCACAACACAAGCTGAAGAAATATGGTCTGCACTGAATGATGTAGCCTCCAGTAGCAAAAGAGGCACTGGACAGTCTTTTGGTTGGACATCATCTGAGGATGAGCCAGAAGCAATGGAacaagatgatgatgatg ATTCTGAAACAGATAGGAGCAAAAAATTTAGAAAGCACAGAAAGGCTCACTATGATGAATATCTTAAAGTCAAAGAGCATCGACAGAAGGGTTCTCATgtcgaggacgaaactgacgAGGATGATAAATCTGAACCTAGCTGCAAGGGGGAGGAGAAATCTGAATCATCTTCACTGAGTGATAGTGTAAAAGAGATGGACATTGAGGGGAAAAAGTCTTCTACTCCTACAGCTAATAGTTCTTAG
- the LOC101506292 gene encoding protein phosphatase inhibitor 2-like isoform X2 has protein sequence MKGRVSWDEANIGEIEANKPVRQKITEPKTPYHPMIDDDCSLSPVRGSFNSYIDDENRTTQAEEIWSALNDVASSSKRGTGQSFGWTSSEDEPEAMEQDDDDDRSKKFRKHRKAHYDEYLKVKEHRQKGSHVEDETDEDDKSEPSCKGEEKSESSSLSDSVKEMDIEGKKSSTPTANSS, from the exons ATGAA GGGACGCGTAAGCTGGGATGAGGCTAACATTGGAGAAATTGAGGCAAACAAACCTGTGAGGCAGAAAATTACCGAGCCTAAGACTCCATATCATCCTATGATTGATGACGATT GTTCTCTATCCCCCGTTCGAGGAagttttaattcatatattgaTGATGAAAATCGCACAACACAAGCTGAAGAAATATGGTCTGCACTGAATGATGTAGCCTCCAGTAGCAAAAGAGGCACTGGACAGTCTTTTGGTTGGACATCATCTGAGGATGAGCCAGAAGCAATGGAacaagatgatgatgatg ATAGGAGCAAAAAATTTAGAAAGCACAGAAAGGCTCACTATGATGAATATCTTAAAGTCAAAGAGCATCGACAGAAGGGTTCTCATgtcgaggacgaaactgacgAGGATGATAAATCTGAACCTAGCTGCAAGGGGGAGGAGAAATCTGAATCATCTTCACTGAGTGATAGTGTAAAAGAGATGGACATTGAGGGGAAAAAGTCTTCTACTCCTACAGCTAATAGTTCTTAG
- the LOC101506614 gene encoding uncharacterized protein, whose translation MNSTVQIPGSKTTSFWTNEKHVNYLNTMEASFVRTMLENKGNCSFNHNRQILRLDRNLPDSSESTLDLKSQHRRRTRTHHTPADLMDRTTRIKRRRQSQPLNSSHDQVVPETENESKGAAYNGEGDKEVQN comes from the exons ATGAACTCTACGGTGCAAATACCGGGCAGTAAAACGACGTCATTTTGGACTAACGAAAAGCACGTGAACTACCTCAACACCATGGAAGCTTCTTTCGTTCGTACGATGTTAGAAAACAAAGGTAATTGTTCTTTCAATCACAACCGTCAAATTCTCCGACTCGATCGTAATCTTCCTGATAGCTCTGAATCAACTCTTGATTTGAAATCTCAACATCGACGACGCACCAGAACACACCATACACCCGCAG ATTTGATGGATCGAACAACGAGAATAAAGAGAAGGAGACAATCTCAGCCGTTAAATTCATCACATGATCAG GTGGTTCCAGAAACAGAAAACGAAAGCAAAGGTGCAGCTTATAACGGCGAAGGTGACAAAGAAGtgcaaaattaa